The following DNA comes from Vicinamibacterales bacterium.
GGTCGTCACCGTCGCGGTGACGCATCCGGCGAAAGGGTCGGCCGCCGAGGAGGTCACCCTGCCGGGCAACATCCAGGCGTTCACCGACGCGGCGATCTTCGCGCGGACCTCCGGCTACCTGAAGGCGCGCCACGCCGACATCGGGTCGCGCGTCAAGGCCGGGCAGATGCTCGCCGAAATCGACACGCCGGAAGTCGACCAGCAGCTGCTGCAGGCGCGCGCCGATCTCGCCAGCGCCCAGGCCAACGCCAAGCTCGCCAAGACGACCTCCGACCGCTACGAAGACCTGATGAAGAGCGACTCGGTGTCGCGGCAGGATCTCGACAACGCGCAGGGGAACTACGAAGCCAAGCAGGCGGCGGTGCTCTCGGCCGACGCCAACGTCAAGCGCCTCGAGGCGATGCAGAAGTTCCGCGTCGTCTACGCGCCGTTCGACGGCGTGATCACCGCGCGCAACATCGACATCGGCGCGCTCATTCCCGCCGGCTCCGGCGCCAAAGAGATGTTCCACATCGCCGCGGTCGGTCGGCTGCGGATCTTCATCAACGTGCCGCAGACCTATACCTCGGCGATCAAGATCGGCACCGAGGCCGAGATCGAGATCCAGAACATGCCGGGGCGCACCTTCACCGGCAAGACGGCGCGCACGGCGCAGTCGATCGACCCGAACTCGCGCACCCTGCTGACCGAGATCGATCTCGACAATCCGCGCGGCGAGATCCTGCCGGGTTCGTTCGCGCAGGTCCATCTCAAGCTGCCCACCGACGCGACGACGTTCCGCGTGCCGGTGAACACGATGATCTTCCGCTCGGAAGGGATGCGGCTGGCGGTCGTCAAGAACGGCGTCGTCTCGCTGGTGCCGGTGCAGATCGGCCGCGACTTCGGCACGACGATCGAGATCGTGTCGGGCCTCAAGGGCAGCGAGTCGATCGTCGTCAATCCGCCGGACTCGCTGGCCGACGGCCAGTCGGTC
Coding sequences within:
- a CDS encoding efflux RND transporter periplasmic adaptor subunit yields the protein MSAVAPETAPRRSSRGALIAVVVIVAAAAMSAAWGISSREKALTDLTKETHDAAVVTVAVTHPAKGSAAEEVTLPGNIQAFTDAAIFARTSGYLKARHADIGSRVKAGQMLAEIDTPEVDQQLLQARADLASAQANAKLAKTTSDRYEDLMKSDSVSRQDLDNAQGNYEAKQAAVLSADANVKRLEAMQKFRVVYAPFDGVITARNIDIGALIPAGSGAKEMFHIAAVGRLRIFINVPQTYTSAIKIGTEAEIEIQNMPGRTFTGKTARTAQSIDPNSRTLLTEIDLDNPRGEILPGSFAQVHLKLPTDATTFRVPVNTMIFRSEGMRLAVVKNGVVSLVPVQIGRDFGTTIEIVSGLKGSESIVVNPPDSLADGQSVAVAAPEPKKPQP